In the Thermodesulfobacteriota bacterium genome, AAGGCCGAGGGGACGCTCATCGTCGACGCCGACCTGGTCCCCAATCCCCCCACCTCCGCGGCCCTCGCCGTCCCCATCACCCGCCTCGTGCGCGAGGTCCTGGGCCGCGACCTCTTCGCCAACATCGCGGCGCTGGGCGTGGTGGCCGGAGCCACCGGCATCGTGGGCCTCCCGGCCCTGGAGGCCGCCGTCCTCTCCCGGGTGCCCAAGGGCACCGAGGAAGCCAACCGGAAAGCCCTCGAGACCGGCTTTGCGGCCGGCCGCGACGCCGCCCGGGGCGGCCCCGGCGAGGAGTTCGTGGCGGACGCCTGACCCCTGTCCTGCCTCTCGGCAAACCTTTCTCCACTCAGATAGCGGAATTATCCGAGCGGCTACTTTTCGCTCGGCCCCCCAGGACTATGATGAAACCCATCTGCGGCCGCAAACGCTTCTGGGCCGCCTGTCCCACGTGGCGGGAAAACCCTGCGAGCGGGCCGGGGAAAGGAGGCTGCAATGTGCACGAAGAAGGTGGTGGCTGTGGTTGGCTCGATCCTGGCGCTGGCGCTGGCGTCGGCAGGGTGCGGAGGGGGGGGAGGAGGAGGAGGGGACGGTGAGGTCCAGGGATTTCGGTTCACCCAGGCCGACATGAGCGAAGCCGCCGGAGTCGGCGCTGCCATGACGGAGATCTTCCCGGGCGTCACCGAGGTGACGATGATGGTCCTGGGATCCATCATCGAGGGCCCGCCTCCGGCGCGACAGGCGGCGCTCGTGGTTCCCATCGGGGACCTGGGGCTGTGCGTCACGGGGACGGCGGAGCTCACCTGGGACGACCGCGACAACGACGCGGCCCTCTCTTCCGGGGACGCCGCGACCCTCGCCTTCACCGACTGCGACATGGACGACGAGGGGACTCTGACCAGCGGGACGGCCTCCTTCAGTTTCACCTCCGTGGAACTGCCCACCGCCGTCATTGCCCTCGTGACCCTGGACATCACGAGCGAAGGGACCCTCGACGGTGCCCCCGCGACGGAGGGATTCTCCGGGAGCTTCCGGCTGGCGCTCGCGACCGCCGACGGCGCCACTTTCACCGCCACCTTCGGCGCACCCAACCGCAGCGACGTCGTCCGCTTCAGCCTGAACGGCGAAGTGCTGGGGCAGTTCGGGTGCTTCGACGTCGTGCAGACCTTCTCACGGGAGAGTCCGGAGGCCTACACCCTGGCTCCCCGGGGCATCGGCAACGTGGGGGGCCAGATCCTGCAGCTCGGCAGCTACTGGGGGCCGGACGTGCCCCTGTCCTTCCAGCCGGGTTTCGGGCCCGAGCCCGTGCCCACGTCGGGCACGCTCACCTACCTGAGCTTCGACGGCCGCCCCAACACGCCTCCCAGCTTCGGGGAGTTGTCCGCCTGCACCGTCGTGGGAAGCCCCGGGGAGGTGGACACGGACAACTCCTCCCTCCTCCTCACGGCGACGGGGGGCGAAAACATACTGCTGGAAGTCTTCAACAACCTCGACCTCGTTCCCCCGCCGATTGCCCAGGTCAACACCACCTGGTCGGCGCTGATGGACTGAGGGACCGCCTCGCCCCTCCCGAGCAGCACGTTCGAAACACGAGGGCCCCGCCGCGGCGGGGCCCTCTCTCCTCCACTCGGGGCAGGCCCGAGGAATGGACTATAAAGAAATTCGGCTGACCCTTGACAGCTCCGGGAGAGCCGTAGGGCGGGGCTTGCCCCGCCAAACCGGCGGGCGAACCCCGCTACGCGGGAACCGCCCGCCCTACCGTTTCATCCCTCGGGGTGATCGAAGGTCATGGGCAACTCAGTTGGCGGCGGTGGCGACGCCGGGCCGGGCCTCTCCGGCAAGGACTTCGGCGGTCTGGGCAGCCTCTTCGGCCAGGGCTTCGGCTTCCTGGTAGGCCTTGCCCTCGCGCAGGGTCAGCACGAGGCCGGCGCCGGCCAGCAGGAGCACCCCGGCCAGCACAAACGAGGTCTCGTAGCTGCCGGTCTTCGCGGCCAGCATCTGGGAGATGCGGCCCATGACGAAGCCGCTCACGCCCCAGGCGCTAAAGAGCACGCCGTAGTTGGCGCCGAAGTTCTTCAGGCCCCAGAAGTCCTTGGCGAAGGAGGGGAACAGGCTCAGGTTCGTGCCGTAGTTGAACCCGATGAAGGTGGCCAGGAGCACCAGGTAGACGGCACTTCCGGTGCGCATGGCGGGGATCGCGGCGAACATGAGCGCGGCCTGGGCGGCCATCATGATGAGGAGGGTGCGGCTGCGGCCGATGCGGTCCGACACGACCCCGGCAACGATCCGTCCGGCCGCGTTGCCGATGGCCATGGTCGCGACGGCGACGAAGGCCAGGGTTCCGAGGCTCCGCTGGGCCATGCCGGCGACGCTGCCGATCACCATGAGGCCGGCGCCCGAGCCGATGAAGAAGCACGCCCACAGGATGTAGAAGTTGATGGTCTTCACCATCTCCGAGGGCCGGTAGTCGCCGCGCACCTTGATGGAAGGGGCGGCCTTGACGGCGGCGTCCTTCTTCTTCGCGACCTCACCGAAGAGGTAGCCCTGGGGCGGATTTACCAGGAGCAGGGACAGGCCGCCCACGACCACCGTGAAGGAGGCGCCGAAGATCAGCATGGAGGTCTGGACCCCGAAGGCGCCCACCAGGAGGGTGGCCAGCGGCGCGATGTACACCGACGCGAGACCGAACCCCGACACCACGATGCCCGCGATGAGGCCCGTGCGAGCCGGGGGGAACCACTTGAGGGCGGGAGGGGTGGCTGCGGAGTAGCCGAACCCGATGCCCAGGCCCGCCAGCACGCCGAAGCCCAGGACCCAGGCCAGGTAGCTCGTGGTCTGGGAGATCCACAGGAAGCCGGCCCCCACCAGGAGCCCCCCCACCAGGGCGGTGAGCCGGGGACCAAAGCGGTCCTGCACCCTGCCGGCCACGATCATCGCGAACGAGAAGACCAGGCAGCACATCGCGTAGGGGTCGTTGAGGGAGGCGAGATCCCAGCGAAAGGCACCGCCTTCGCTGATGGAAGCGGCGATCGCCCCCTTGAAGATGCTCCAGGTGTACAGGATTCCCAGGGCCAGGTTGATGCCGGTTCCCGCCAGGGCGACGCTCCAGCCTCGGTTCTTCGTCGGCACTGCCATGTCGATTCCTCCTCTGTGGTCGGTGATGCGGCAACTTGGGGCGGGGGGGGCGTTCCCCCGCGGAGCGGCTTCGCAAAGCGCCGGTTGCCATGGCCTCCCCAACGAGGCACCCGCCGGAGAGACGCGAAACGGCGAACCGACTCTCGACGCGAGCTCCTGGAACCGGGAGCAGTCCGCGTACCGGGCCGTGCAGTAGCGCACGATGGTTTCCACGTCGGAGGTGGAGATGTAGTCCTCCCCCACCCCACAGCCGGACTCCCTCGCGCCGTAGAACCGGCAGAGATCTCCCGTTCCCATGGTCACGCCTCGCGGCTTCGTGTCTGCGCCCGCCCCGCGGCAGACGGTACCTTCGGCTCGCCCTCTCCCTAGCAACACCGATGCCACGTTTTGGCAAACTTCGTTTTGCATTTAGTTTTCATAGTATTTCCAGCTACTTACGAGATCCTTTCCCCCGATTCGCGGGACGACGCTCCTCCGTTTGTCGCGGCATTGCAAATACCGGTTTGCACGAGCACGCCGCAAACGAGGCCCCCGGGAGACACCTCGAGACGTCTTATCGTCGCAAACCATCGCTACGACAGGCGTTTCAGGGAATCGACGAAGTTCGGGAACCTGGTTTTGCAGAAATGCGACGGCCGGCTCGCAGGTTTCGCAGTTTCGCGAACGGGGTGGGAATGGGGGGCGCCAGGACCCCCGAAGGGAGGCGGCGCACCGCTGGCAGGTGCGGGATCAGGCGCACTCTTCCTTGCGCAGCCCGTACTTCTTGATCTTGCGGTAGATGGTCGCCATGTTCATGTCCGCGAGCCGCGCGGCTTCCTCCACGCTTCCTCCGGTGGCGCGCAGAAGCCGCCGCAGGTACGCCACCTCGAAGCGGGCGAGAGCCGCGGCGTAATCCGCGGCCTCGACACCCGCCGCCCCTTCTTCGGGCGCACCGGCCGCCAGATCGCGGCCGGTGAACTGGGCCAGGACACGGAGATCCACGTACTCCCCGCTGCTCACCGCCAGGCACGCCTCCACGACGTTTCGCAGCTGCCGCACGTTGCCGGGCCAGGGGTGGCGGGAGGCCGCCTCCATGGCGTCGGGGGTGAAACCCTTGACCCGGGTATCGAAGCGGGCGTTGAGCTCCCGGAGGAGGTGGGCGATCAGCAGGGGAATGTCGCCCGGGCGTTCCCGCAGGGGGGGAAGGTGCAGGTTCACCACGTTGAGGCGGTAGAAGAGGTCCTCCCGGAACCTCCCCTCCCGCACGTCCGCCTCCAGATCCGCGTTGGTGGCCGAGAGCACCCGCACGTTGACCCGGGTGGGCCGGGTATCGCCCACCCGGTAGAACTCCTGCTCTTGCAGGAAGCGCAGGAGGGTCTTCTGCACATCGGCGGGAAGGGTGCCCACCTCGTCGAGGAACAGGGTCCCCCCGTCCGCGGTCTCCAGCAGCCCTTTCCGGTCCCGGTCGGCACCGGTGTACGCCCCCTTGCGGCTGCCGAAGAGCTCGCTCTCGAGGAGGGTGTGGGGCAGGGCGCCGCAGTTGATGGCCACGAACTTGCCGGTGCGCCGGGGAGAGTGGGCGTGGATCGCCTGGGCGACCAGCTCCTTTCCCGTGCCCGACTCCCCGGTAATCAGCACCGGTATGTCGCGCGCCGCCACCTTGCGCGCCGTCTCCAGCACCGCGAGGAGCCGAGGCGAGTCGCCCACGATGCTTCCGAAGCGCGACTTCTCCGCCAGCTCTTCCTTGAGGCCGCGGTTCTCCTCGAGGAGCTCGCTCTGGCGAAGCGCGTTGCGGATCCGGTAGAGGAGCTCTTCGGGCTCGAAGGGCTTGGTGAGCATGTCGTAGGCCCCCTTGCGCAGGGCGGCGATGGACATCTCCACGGTGGCATGGGCCGTGACGACGATGACGGGCAGCGAGGGATCGGCGGCCTTGACCCGCTGGAGCACCTCGAGTCCGTCCATGCCGGGCATCTTCACGTCGGTGATGAGGAGGTCGAACCGGCCGGCCTCGAACGCCTCCACCGCCTCGGTGGAGCGGGTGCGGGTGGTGACCTCGTAGCCGCTGTCGCTCAAGATGGCGTCCACCATCCGGCACAGGGCTTCCTCGTCGTCGATGACGAGGATGCGCTTGGCGTCCCCCATCTCAAAAGGCCTCGGGGGAGACGGGGAAGCTCAGGGTGACCGTGGTCCCCTGGCCCACGGCACTCTCCACCCGGATCGTTCCGTGGTGCTGCTCGACAATCTGCTTGCTGATGGCCAGGCCCAGCCCCGTGCCCCGCCCCTTGGTGGTAAAGAACGGCTCGAAGACCTTCTCCAGGTGCTCGGGGGGAATGCCGGAGCCCGTGTCCTGGAAGACCACTTCCACGAAGCCCGGCTCTGTTTGGGCCGTGCGCAGCACGAGCCGCCCTCCGCTCGGCATGGCTGCTCCGGCGTTGAGGATGAGATTGATCGCCACCTGGCGCACCTGATCGGGGTCCAGGGGCACGTGGGGCAGGGACGGATCGAGCTCCTTGACCACCGTGACGCCCTGCATGTCGGTGTGGTTGGCGGCAAAGTCGGCAATCTGGCCCAGGAGCTCGTTCAGGTCGGTATCCAGCAGCGCGGGCCGGGGCACGCGGGCATAGCCCAGGAGATCCTGGACGATCTTCTTGCAGCGGTTGCTCTCGCGCCGGATCTCCTGGATGTATTTGAGGTTCGGGTCCTCGGGGTCGAGCTTCTTCTCGATGTACCCCGAGTAGCCCAGGATGACCCCGAGGGGGTTGTTGATCTCGTGGGCCACGCCCGAGGCCAGCACCCCCAGGGAGGCCATCTTCCCCTGCTGGGCGAGGGTGTCCTCCATCTCCCGGTTGCGCTTGAGGATCTCGGTGAGGCGATTGAAGGTGGTCGCCAGCTCGCCGAGCTCGTCGGCCGAGTCCACGGGGATCTTCTCGTCGAGCTTGCCTCGCTTGACCCGGCGCACGGCCTGGATCACGCGCTGGATGGGATCGGTGTAGACCTTGGCGGCCCAGAAGACGAAGACCACCGCCACCAGGCCCACCACCAAGGAGAGGAGCCCCACGGTCCACCGGATGCGGCCGCGGATCACGTTGGCCTCCCGGTAGAACTCGTCTTCGTAGGATCCGACGGCCACGATCCAGTCCCAGGGCTCGAAGTGCTCGTACCGCACGATCTTCGTGCGCGCCACGGGATCCCCGGGATTCCTCCAGGGGTA is a window encoding:
- a CDS encoding sigma-54 dependent transcriptional regulator, yielding MGDAKRILVIDDEEALCRMVDAILSDSGYEVTTRTRSTEAVEAFEAGRFDLLITDVKMPGMDGLEVLQRVKAADPSLPVIVVTAHATVEMSIAALRKGAYDMLTKPFEPEELLYRIRNALRQSELLEENRGLKEELAEKSRFGSIVGDSPRLLAVLETARKVAARDIPVLITGESGTGKELVAQAIHAHSPRRTGKFVAINCGALPHTLLESELFGSRKGAYTGADRDRKGLLETADGGTLFLDEVGTLPADVQKTLLRFLQEQEFYRVGDTRPTRVNVRVLSATNADLEADVREGRFREDLFYRLNVVNLHLPPLRERPGDIPLLIAHLLRELNARFDTRVKGFTPDAMEAASRHPWPGNVRQLRNVVEACLAVSSGEYVDLRVLAQFTGRDLAAGAPEEGAAGVEAADYAAALARFEVAYLRRLLRATGGSVEEAARLADMNMATIYRKIKKYGLRKEECA
- a CDS encoding 2-oxoacid:acceptor oxidoreductase family protein; this translates as MRTDIRLAGSGGQGLITAGVILAEAAGLHEGKHVAQTQSYGPEARGGASKAEVVISDGPIHYPKAQRLDVLLAMTQEACDRYFHDLKAEGTLIVDADLVPNPPTSAALAVPITRLVREVLGRDLFANIAALGVVAGATGIVGLPALEAAVLSRVPKGTEEANRKALETGFAAGRDAARGGPGEEFVADA
- a CDS encoding OFA family MFS transporter codes for the protein MAVPTKNRGWSVALAGTGINLALGILYTWSIFKGAIAASISEGGAFRWDLASLNDPYAMCCLVFSFAMIVAGRVQDRFGPRLTALVGGLLVGAGFLWISQTTSYLAWVLGFGVLAGLGIGFGYSAATPPALKWFPPARTGLIAGIVVSGFGLASVYIAPLATLLVGAFGVQTSMLIFGASFTVVVGGLSLLLVNPPQGYLFGEVAKKKDAAVKAAPSIKVRGDYRPSEMVKTINFYILWACFFIGSGAGLMVIGSVAGMAQRSLGTLAFVAVATMAIGNAAGRIVAGVVSDRIGRSRTLLIMMAAQAALMFAAIPAMRTGSAVYLVLLATFIGFNYGTNLSLFPSFAKDFWGLKNFGANYGVLFSAWGVSGFVMGRISQMLAAKTGSYETSFVLAGVLLLAGAGLVLTLREGKAYQEAEALAEEAAQTAEVLAGEARPGVATAAN
- a CDS encoding cache domain-containing protein, encoding MRFLKDLKLRWKLLAMVLPLVVVPVLLVGVVVGAIATRQAYRGITQTSAADLEHMAQFSVDLLHAHHQQFQVYKQDKKAMVESDLATLVNFAYNLIGAEHEHYRAGSVGLPAAQREARRALRAVNVGETGYLYAMTTGGTLTIHPAREGDTIYDEQDEDGRYFIREMCERAPAAAPGEVLTIVYPWRNEVLGDVHPRRKVVAYRYFPEWDWILAAGSYLDETYEDAAFERRAFQDLKNRIVEKRVGETGYIYAMTRDGVLTIHPSREGQRIYDERDDEGRAFIREMCEQGSGWVRYPWRNPGDPVARTKIVRYEHFEPWDWIVAVGSYEDEFYREANVIRGRIRWTVGLLSLVVGLVAVVFVFWAAKVYTDPIQRVIQAVRRVKRGKLDEKIPVDSADELGELATTFNRLTEILKRNREMEDTLAQQGKMASLGVLASGVAHEINNPLGVILGYSGYIEKKLDPEDPNLKYIQEIRRESNRCKKIVQDLLGYARVPRPALLDTDLNELLGQIADFAANHTDMQGVTVVKELDPSLPHVPLDPDQVRQVAINLILNAGAAMPSGGRLVLRTAQTEPGFVEVVFQDTGSGIPPEHLEKVFEPFFTTKGRGTGLGLAISKQIVEQHHGTIRVESAVGQGTTVTLSFPVSPEAF